One genomic segment of Sminthopsis crassicaudata isolate SCR6 chromosome 2, ASM4859323v1, whole genome shotgun sequence includes these proteins:
- the NAIF1 gene encoding nuclear apoptosis-inducing factor 1, whose protein sequence is MAVPAKKRKMNFSEREVEIIVEELERQKHLLINHFNAGVPLAAKSAAWHNILRRVNAVATCRRELPEVKKKWSDLKTEVRRKVAQVRAAVEGSEPPGGPEEGGPGGPGPGPGGAGPSVAPVLLTPMQQRICNLLGEATIISLPGAAEIHPVALGAATAAATVTLTQIPAETTYHTLEDGVVEYCTTETPTTVTAEAPVEMMAHQADVSVKPQALKSRIALNSAKLIQEQRVTNLHVKEIAQHLEQQNDLLQMIRRSQEVQACAQERQAQAMEGTQAALSVLIQILRPMIKDFRRYLQSNTPSPAPPSDPGPVTQNGQQDSLIQ, encoded by the exons ATGGCGGTGCCAGctaagaagaggaagatgaactTCTCGGAGCGTGAGGTGGAGATCATAGTGGAGGAACTAGAGCGCCAGAAACACCTGCTCATCAACCACTTCAATGCAGGCGTGCCCCTGGCGGCCAAGAGCGCGGCCTGGCACAACATCCTGAGGCGAGTCAACGCTGTGGCCACGTGCCGCCGGGAGCTGCCCGAGGTCAAGAAGAAGTGGTCCGACCTCAAGACCGAGGTCCGCCGCAAGGTGGCCCAGGTCCGGGCTGCCGTGGAGGGCAGTGAGCCCCCTGGCGGCCCAGAGGAGGGGGGCCCCGGTGGCCCCGGGCCGGGTCCTGGAGGCGCTGGCCCCTCCGTGGCCCCAGTTCTGCTGACCCCCATGCAGCAGCGCATCTGTAACCTGTTGGGTGAGGCCACCATCATCAGCCTGCCAGGCGCAGCTGAGATCCACCCTGTAGCCCTAGGGGCGGCCACCGCTGCGGCCACTGTCACCCTGACGCAGA TTCCTGCTGAGACCACCTATCATACTTTGGAGGATGGAGTGGTAGAGTATTGCACAACAGAGACACCCACGACAGTAACTGCCGAGGCACCTGTGGAGATGATGGCCCACCAAGCTGATGTGTCTGTCAAGCCTCAAGCACTGAAAAGTCGTATTGCACTGAACTCAGCCAAACTTATACAGGAGCAACGGGTCACCAATCTGCATGTAAAGGAAATTGCCCAGCATTTAGAACAACAAAATGATCTCCTGCAGATGATTCGTCGTTCACAAGAGGTGCAGGCTTGTGCTCAGGAACGCCAGGCCCAAGCAATGGAAGGGACCCAGGCAGCCTTGAGTGTTCTCATCCAGATCCTCCGTCCCATGATTAAAGATTTTCGCCGCTATCTGCAGAGCAACACGCCAAGTCCTGCTCCACCATCTGATCCAGGTCCAGTGACCCAGAATGGACAACAAGATAGTCTTATCCAATGA